The following proteins are encoded in a genomic region of Amycolatopsis sulphurea:
- the lexA gene encoding transcriptional repressor LexA, which translates to MPEVYDVDETLTVRQQQVLDVIRTWVSRFGYPPSVREIGEAVGLTSTSSVSHQLRALQRKGYLRRDANRPRAVGVLASTDDNPMGIDIDQQPSVPKAAYVPLVGRIAAGGPVLAEQSIEDVFPLPREIVGEGELFLLSVTGDSMVDAAITDGDWVVVRQQPAAENGDIVAAMIDGEATVKTFKRKDDHVWLMPHNEAYEPIPGDDATILGKVVAVLRRL; encoded by the coding sequence CTGCCGGAGGTGTACGACGTGGACGAGACGCTGACCGTCCGCCAGCAGCAGGTGCTGGACGTGATCCGCACCTGGGTGAGCCGGTTCGGGTACCCGCCGAGCGTCCGCGAGATCGGCGAGGCGGTGGGGCTCACGTCCACCTCCTCGGTGTCGCACCAGCTGCGTGCCTTGCAGCGCAAGGGATACCTCCGCCGGGATGCGAACCGGCCACGGGCGGTCGGGGTACTCGCGTCCACCGACGACAATCCGATGGGCATCGACATCGACCAGCAGCCGTCCGTGCCGAAGGCCGCGTACGTACCGCTGGTGGGCCGGATCGCGGCCGGAGGGCCGGTGCTCGCGGAGCAGTCCATCGAGGACGTCTTCCCGCTGCCCCGGGAGATCGTCGGCGAGGGCGAGCTGTTCCTGCTGAGCGTCACCGGTGATTCGATGGTCGACGCCGCCATCACCGACGGCGACTGGGTCGTGGTCCGGCAACAGCCCGCGGCGGAGAACGGCGACATCGTGGCCGCCATGATCGACGGCGAGGCCACGGTGAAGACCTTCAAGCGCAAGGACGATCACGTCTGGCTGATGCCGCACAACGAGGCCTACGAACCGATCCCGGGCGACGACGCGACGATCCTGGGCAAGGTCGTGGCCGTGCTGCGCAGGCTCTGA
- the hflX gene encoding GTPase HflX codes for MTELTHNDPNETDFAGHDPSVGEMELEDRASLRRIAGLSTELEDVTEVEYRQLRLERVVLVGVWTEGTAAQSEASLAELARLAETAGSEVLEGLVQRRTKPDPATYIGSGKVRELREVVVATGADTVVCDGELSPGQLRQLEDKVKVKVIDRTALILDIFAQHARSREGKAQVELAQLQYLVPRLRGWGSALSRQAGGRAGGANGGVGLRGPGETKLETDRRRIGKRVAKLRREIAAMDTIRETKRGRRLANEVPSVAIVGYTNAGKSSLLNALTGAGVLVEDALFATLDPTTRRSRTADGRAFTLTDTVGFVRHLPHQLVDAFRSTLEEAADADLLLHVVDGADPVPEDQVNAVREVLGEITRSRKESLPPELLVINKADSADEVTLARLRHALPGSVQVSARTGAGMTELAEVLAERLPRPDRQVDVLVPYARGELVARAHAEGEVLEEEHVADGTRLLVRVRPDLAAALRQFETNSSAL; via the coding sequence ATGACAGAACTCACCCACAACGATCCCAACGAAACCGACTTCGCCGGCCACGATCCCTCCGTCGGCGAGATGGAGCTCGAAGACCGCGCCTCCCTGCGCCGGATCGCGGGCCTGTCCACCGAACTCGAAGACGTCACCGAGGTCGAGTACCGGCAGCTGAGGCTGGAACGCGTCGTGCTCGTCGGGGTGTGGACCGAGGGCACCGCGGCGCAGTCCGAGGCCTCGCTGGCCGAGCTGGCCAGGCTGGCCGAGACGGCCGGTTCCGAGGTGCTCGAAGGGCTCGTCCAGCGGCGCACCAAGCCGGACCCGGCGACCTACATCGGCTCCGGCAAGGTGCGGGAGCTGCGCGAGGTGGTGGTCGCCACCGGCGCCGACACGGTGGTCTGCGACGGGGAGCTCTCGCCCGGCCAGCTACGTCAGCTGGAGGACAAGGTCAAGGTCAAGGTGATCGACCGGACCGCGCTGATCCTGGACATCTTCGCCCAGCATGCCCGTTCCCGGGAGGGCAAGGCCCAGGTCGAGCTGGCCCAGCTGCAGTACCTGGTCCCGCGGCTGCGGGGCTGGGGCTCGGCGCTGTCCCGGCAGGCCGGTGGCCGTGCGGGCGGCGCGAACGGCGGCGTGGGCCTGCGCGGTCCCGGTGAGACGAAGCTGGAGACCGACCGGCGGCGGATCGGCAAGCGCGTGGCCAAGCTGCGCCGCGAGATCGCCGCGATGGACACCATCCGCGAGACCAAGCGCGGCCGCCGGCTGGCCAACGAGGTGCCGAGCGTGGCGATCGTCGGCTACACCAACGCCGGGAAGTCGAGCCTGCTCAACGCGCTGACCGGGGCCGGGGTGCTGGTGGAGGACGCGCTGTTCGCCACCCTCGACCCGACCACCCGGCGTTCGCGCACGGCGGACGGGCGCGCGTTCACCCTCACCGACACCGTCGGGTTCGTGCGGCACCTGCCGCATCAGCTGGTGGACGCGTTCCGGTCCACGCTGGAGGAGGCCGCCGACGCCGACCTGCTGCTGCACGTGGTCGACGGCGCCGATCCGGTGCCGGAGGACCAGGTCAACGCGGTGCGCGAGGTGCTCGGCGAGATCACCCGCAGCCGTAAGGAATCGCTGCCACCAGAGCTGCTCGTGATCAACAAGGCGGACTCCGCGGACGAGGTCACCCTGGCCCGGCTGCGGCACGCGCTGCCCGGCTCGGTGCAGGTGTCCGCCCGCACCGGTGCCGGGATGACCGAGCTGGCCGAGGTACTCGCGGAGCGGTTGCCCCGGCCGGACCGGCAGGTGGACGTGCTGGTGCCCTACGCGCGCGGCGAGCTCGTCGCCCGTGCGCACGCGGAAGGCGAGGTGCTGGAGGAGGAGCACGTCGCCGACGGCACGCGGCTGCTGGTGCGGGTCCGCCCGGATCTGGCCGCGGCCCTGCGTCAGTTCGAGACCAACTCCTCGGCGCTCTGA
- a CDS encoding ArsR/SmtB family transcription factor codes for MVRKQRPSTEAEAAALASGIRLRIIRLTSFEAMTNQELAQRLGRDPATTLHHVRRLVDTGFLVPLPPRRGTRGAKEIPYRSTGLSWHLSNHSAAAAAAVGEAMLEAFLAELAEAEPAEVDASRLVLQLAPAEVTEFTRRITELLDEFQSRPPDPAAARTAVYLSIYPSR; via the coding sequence GTGGTGCGGAAACAACGACCTTCCACCGAAGCCGAGGCGGCCGCGCTCGCCTCCGGAATACGCCTGCGCATCATCCGGCTGACCTCCTTCGAGGCGATGACCAACCAGGAGCTGGCACAGCGGCTCGGCCGCGATCCGGCGACCACGCTGCACCACGTGCGGCGGCTGGTGGACACCGGTTTCCTGGTCCCGCTCCCGCCGCGGCGCGGCACGCGCGGGGCGAAGGAGATCCCGTACCGCTCGACCGGCCTCTCCTGGCACCTGTCGAACCATTCGGCGGCCGCCGCGGCCGCCGTCGGCGAGGCGATGCTGGAGGCCTTCCTGGCCGAGCTGGCCGAGGCCGAACCGGCCGAGGTCGACGCGAGCAGGCTGGTGCTGCAGCTCGCGCCGGCCGAGGTCACGGAGTTCACCCGGCGGATCACGGAGCTGCTCGACGAGTTCCAGTCCCGGCCGCCGGATCCGGCCGCCGCCCGCACCGCCGTGTACCTCTCGATCTATCCCAGCCGGTAA
- a CDS encoding MFS transporter encodes MRPDSLLRHPGFRQLFAGDSASQLGTFVGMTAIPLLAAVTLAATPFEMGLLTTAETLGFLLIGLPAGVWVDRLRKRSLMLTADLVRGGLLLSIPIAWWAGVLTMPQVLVIVLLTSFATVFFDVSYQAYLPALVGRERLLEGNAKLQGVQSSAQIAGPSVAGVLVQFLGAASTVVLTGAGYLASALCLWRIRTVERRPPRTGHARLVPQMLEGLRFVAADRPLRAIVACTATANMFGAAAQAVEVLFLTRTAGLSPAEVGMLLAVAGVGGIGAALCAGPIVRWFGQARSIWLLPLLTWPGGLLVPLAGPGWGLVLAGLGLALTGFGVILYNIAQVSYRQAITPDRLLGRMNASVRFVVWGAMPLGGLLGGALGEGLGLTGALWVAMAGQTAGALWVVCSPLRRMRDLPVAEKEAQETALPTA; translated from the coding sequence GTGAGACCTGACTCGCTGCTGCGCCATCCCGGCTTCCGGCAGCTGTTCGCCGGCGACTCGGCGAGCCAGCTCGGCACCTTCGTCGGCATGACGGCGATCCCGCTGCTGGCCGCGGTCACGCTCGCCGCCACGCCGTTCGAGATGGGCCTGCTGACCACGGCCGAGACGCTGGGGTTCCTGCTCATCGGCCTGCCCGCCGGGGTGTGGGTGGACCGGCTGCGCAAGCGTTCGCTGATGCTGACCGCCGACCTGGTGCGCGGGGGCCTGCTGCTGAGCATCCCGATCGCGTGGTGGGCCGGGGTGCTGACCATGCCGCAGGTGCTGGTGATCGTCCTGCTCACGAGTTTCGCCACGGTCTTCTTCGACGTCTCCTACCAGGCCTACCTCCCCGCGCTCGTGGGCCGCGAACGGCTCTTGGAGGGCAACGCGAAGCTGCAGGGCGTGCAGTCCTCCGCGCAGATCGCCGGGCCGAGCGTGGCCGGGGTGCTCGTCCAGTTCCTCGGCGCGGCGAGCACGGTCGTGCTGACCGGGGCCGGTTATCTCGCCTCCGCGCTGTGCCTGTGGCGGATCCGCACGGTGGAACGGCGGCCCCCGCGGACCGGGCACGCACGGCTGGTGCCGCAGATGCTGGAGGGGCTCCGATTCGTCGCGGCCGATCGGCCCCTGCGCGCGATCGTCGCGTGCACCGCGACCGCGAACATGTTCGGCGCGGCCGCGCAGGCGGTGGAAGTGCTGTTCCTGACCCGCACGGCCGGGCTTTCCCCGGCCGAGGTCGGGATGCTGCTGGCGGTGGCCGGCGTCGGCGGGATCGGTGCCGCGCTGTGCGCCGGGCCGATCGTGCGATGGTTCGGGCAGGCGCGGTCGATCTGGCTGCTCCCGCTGCTGACCTGGCCGGGCGGCCTGCTGGTACCACTGGCCGGGCCGGGGTGGGGGCTGGTGCTCGCCGGTTTAGGGCTGGCCCTCACCGGATTCGGCGTGATCCTCTACAACATCGCGCAGGTTTCCTACCGCCAGGCGATCACCCCGGATCGGCTGCTCGGCCGGATGAACGCGAGCGTCCGGTTCGTGGTGTGGGGCGCGATGCCGCTGGGTGGGCTGCTGGGCGGCGCCCTCGGCGAAGGGCTCGGCCTGACCGGCGCGCTGTGGGTGGCTATGGCCGGGCAGACGGCCGGTGCGCTCTGGGTGGTCTGCTCGCCGTTGCGGCGCATGCGCGATCTTCCCGTCGCCGAAAAGGAAGCGCAGGAAACTGCTTTACCGACCGCCTAA
- the valS gene encoding valine--tRNA ligase: protein MNATPEVPRKVGVDGLEAKWVPVWEHDGVYRFDRAQSDVYSIDTPPLTASGSLHIGHVFSYTHTDVLARYQRMRGRSVFYPVGWDDNGLPTERRVQHHFGVRCEPALPYDPSFIPPERPGKAVIPVSRRTFVELCRELSEKDEKVFEEVWRRIGLSVDWTLAYQTIDPSTTQISQRAFLRNLARGEAYQSEAPTLWDVTFRTAVAQAELEDRERPGAYHDLAFTTADGAEVLISTTRPELLPACVALVTHPDDERYRRLAGQTVRTPLFGTEVPVHAHHLADPEKGTGIAMVCTFGDTTDVTWWRALQLDTRPVLGRDGRFRPEAPHGVSAEAYAPLAGKTVHTGRQILVDRLRETGALRGEPRPITHPVKFYEKGDKPLEIVTSRQWYLRNGGRDEALRAKLLGRGEELNWVPPHMQVRYRSWVEGLTSDWLISRQRFFGVPIPVWYPLDEHGEPDHDAVLTPDDASLPVDPSTDVPPGYTEAQRDVPGGFTAEPDVMDTWATSSLTPQIAGRWSLDDDLFRRVFPYSLRPQAHEIIRTWLFSTAVRAELEEGVLPWRDAVISGWVLDPDRKKMSKSTGNVVTPADLLDRHGSDAVRYWAASARPGVDTAVDEGQMKVGRRLAMKLLNVSRFVLGLGLPAADAVATEALDRSVLAALGRVITEATAAFEALDQARALQVTETFFWTFCDDYVELVKGRAYGDRGESAAESARAALTTALSALVRMLAPVLPFAAEEVWSWWQEGSVHRAPWPTAPGGDGDPALLPLAGSVIGAVRRAKTDAKVSMRSPVDELVVTAPAGSLTGFAEVADDVRIAGVVTSMATREGDLAVKVTLSGAR from the coding sequence ATGAACGCCACTCCCGAGGTCCCGCGCAAGGTCGGTGTCGACGGACTCGAAGCCAAGTGGGTACCGGTATGGGAGCACGACGGCGTCTACCGCTTCGACCGCGCGCAGAGCGACGTCTACTCGATCGACACCCCGCCGCTGACCGCGAGCGGGTCACTGCACATCGGGCACGTCTTCTCCTACACGCACACCGACGTTCTCGCGCGCTACCAGCGGATGCGCGGGCGTTCGGTGTTCTATCCGGTCGGCTGGGACGACAACGGCCTGCCCACCGAACGCCGGGTGCAGCACCACTTCGGCGTGCGCTGCGAACCGGCCCTGCCCTACGACCCGTCGTTCATCCCGCCGGAAAGGCCGGGCAAGGCCGTGATTCCGGTGTCCCGGCGGACCTTCGTGGAGCTGTGCCGCGAACTGTCCGAAAAGGACGAGAAGGTCTTCGAGGAGGTCTGGCGCCGGATCGGGCTGTCCGTGGACTGGACGCTGGCCTACCAGACCATCGACCCGTCGACCACGCAGATCTCGCAACGCGCGTTCCTGCGCAACCTCGCCCGGGGTGAGGCCTACCAGTCCGAAGCACCGACGCTGTGGGACGTCACCTTCCGCACCGCGGTCGCGCAAGCCGAACTCGAAGATCGCGAACGTCCTGGGGCATACCACGATCTGGCGTTCACCACCGCCGACGGCGCGGAGGTGCTGATCTCCACGACCCGTCCCGAGCTGCTCCCCGCCTGCGTCGCCCTCGTGACGCACCCGGACGACGAGCGGTATCGCCGTCTCGCCGGGCAGACCGTGCGCACCCCGTTGTTCGGCACCGAAGTGCCGGTACACGCGCATCACCTGGCCGATCCGGAGAAGGGCACCGGCATCGCGATGGTGTGCACCTTCGGCGACACCACCGACGTGACGTGGTGGCGTGCGCTGCAGCTGGACACCCGGCCGGTCCTCGGACGGGACGGGCGATTCCGGCCCGAAGCACCGCATGGGGTGTCCGCCGAGGCGTACGCGCCGCTGGCCGGCAAGACTGTCCACACTGGACGGCAGATCCTGGTGGACAGGTTGCGGGAGACCGGTGCGCTGCGTGGGGAACCACGGCCGATCACGCATCCGGTGAAGTTCTACGAGAAGGGCGACAAGCCGCTCGAAATCGTCACCAGCCGGCAGTGGTACCTGCGCAACGGCGGACGCGACGAGGCCCTGCGCGCGAAACTGCTCGGCCGTGGCGAGGAGCTGAACTGGGTGCCGCCGCACATGCAGGTCCGGTACCGCAGCTGGGTGGAGGGGCTCACGAGCGACTGGCTGATCAGCCGTCAGCGGTTCTTCGGGGTGCCGATTCCGGTCTGGTATCCACTCGACGAGCACGGCGAGCCCGATCACGACGCCGTGCTCACCCCGGACGACGCGAGCCTGCCGGTGGACCCGAGCACCGACGTGCCACCCGGGTACACCGAGGCGCAGCGCGACGTGCCCGGCGGGTTCACCGCCGAGCCGGACGTGATGGACACCTGGGCCACCTCGTCGCTGACCCCGCAGATCGCCGGCCGCTGGAGCCTGGACGACGACCTGTTCCGCCGGGTCTTCCCGTACTCGCTGCGGCCGCAGGCGCACGAGATCATCCGGACCTGGCTGTTCTCCACGGCCGTGCGCGCGGAGCTGGAAGAAGGCGTCCTGCCGTGGCGGGACGCGGTGATCTCCGGCTGGGTGCTCGATCCGGACCGGAAGAAGATGTCGAAATCGACAGGCAACGTGGTGACCCCGGCCGATCTGCTCGACCGGCACGGGTCCGACGCGGTGCGGTACTGGGCGGCGAGCGCCCGCCCCGGCGTGGACACGGCGGTCGACGAGGGACAGATGAAGGTCGGCCGACGGCTCGCGATGAAGTTGTTGAACGTCAGCCGGTTCGTGCTCGGGCTCGGGCTGCCCGCCGCGGATGCGGTCGCCACGGAGGCGCTGGACCGGTCGGTGCTCGCCGCGCTGGGCCGGGTGATCACCGAGGCGACCGCGGCGTTCGAGGCGCTCGACCAGGCCCGGGCACTGCAGGTGACCGAGACGTTCTTCTGGACCTTCTGCGACGACTACGTCGAACTGGTGAAAGGCCGCGCGTACGGCGACCGAGGGGAGTCAGCAGCCGAATCAGCCCGGGCTGCGCTGACGACGGCGCTCTCCGCGCTGGTTCGGATGCTCGCGCCGGTGCTGCCGTTCGCAGCCGAGGAAGTGTGGTCGTGGTGGCAAGAGGGTTCCGTGCACCGCGCGCCCTGGCCGACCGCTCCCGGCGGGGACGGTGATCCCGCGCTGCTGCCGCTCGCCGGCTCGGTCATCGGCGCCGTGCGCCGGGCGAAGACCGACGCGAAGGTGTCGATGCGCTCCCCGGTAGACGAACTCGTGGTGACCGCTCCGGCCGGCTCGCTCACCGGCTTCGCCGAGGTGGCCGATGACGTCCGGATCGCCGGAGTGGTCACGTCCATGGCCACCCGCGAAGGCGACCTTGCCGTGAAGGTGACACTCAGCGGCGCGCGCTGA
- the dapF gene encoding diaminopimelate epimerase yields the protein MGGIEFLKGHGTQNDFVLLPDPSARLDLTPERVAALCDRRRGLGADGVLRVVRASALGVESAGEWFMDYRNADGSIAEMCGNGVRVFARHLVDAGLAEQGEFTVGSRAGDRPVVVHPDRSVTVHMGPATITGTSVTMVAGRPFSGVAVDVGNPHLVTALDDDVAGLDLREQPEYDHDVFPSGVNLEFVNVLGEGALRMRVHERGVGETRACGTGTVAAVAATLHLAGTDAGEASVDIPGGRVLVTVERGAATLTGPAEIVAHGELDEAWWAAAGAPGGL from the coding sequence ATGGGCGGTATCGAGTTCCTGAAGGGCCACGGCACGCAGAACGACTTCGTGCTGCTGCCCGACCCTTCCGCGCGGCTGGACCTGACTCCGGAGCGGGTCGCCGCGCTGTGCGACCGCCGGCGCGGCCTCGGCGCGGACGGCGTGCTGCGCGTGGTGCGGGCGAGCGCGCTCGGCGTGGAGTCGGCGGGCGAATGGTTCATGGACTACCGCAACGCGGACGGTTCGATCGCGGAGATGTGCGGCAACGGAGTGCGGGTCTTCGCCCGTCACCTGGTCGACGCAGGCCTCGCCGAGCAGGGCGAGTTCACCGTGGGCTCCCGCGCCGGCGACCGGCCGGTCGTGGTGCACCCGGACCGTTCCGTCACCGTCCACATGGGACCGGCCACGATCACCGGCACCTCGGTCACGATGGTCGCCGGGCGGCCGTTCTCCGGGGTGGCCGTCGACGTCGGGAACCCGCACCTGGTGACCGCGCTGGACGACGACGTGGCCGGGCTCGACCTGCGTGAGCAGCCCGAGTACGACCACGACGTGTTCCCGTCCGGGGTGAACCTGGAGTTCGTCAACGTGCTCGGCGAGGGCGCGTTGCGGATGCGCGTGCACGAACGCGGCGTGGGGGAGACCCGTGCCTGCGGCACCGGCACGGTGGCCGCCGTCGCCGCCACCCTGCACCTGGCCGGCACCGACGCCGGGGAGGCCAGTGTGGACATCCCTGGCGGCCGGGTGCTGGTCACCGTGGAGCGCGGCGCGGCCACGCTCACCGGCCCGGCGGAGATCGTCGCGCACGGTGAGCTGGACGAGGCCTGGTGGGCCGCGGCGGGCGCTCCCGGCGGTCTGTGA
- the miaA gene encoding tRNA (adenosine(37)-N6)-dimethylallyltransferase MiaA yields MISPAQPPVPVAVVGPTATGKTALAVRLARALGGEVVNADALQLYRGMDIGTAKATPEERQGVPHHLLDVLDVTETASVAAYQRDARATIERIRAQGRVPVLAGGSGLYVQAVLDDLRFPGTDPAIRARLDAEAADLGTAALHARLAERDPAAAAAILPTNTRRIVRALEVIELTGEPFSANLPKPGPARYGTVLIGVDREPAALDERVDLRVERMFEAGLVAEVRELAGRGLREGKTASRALGYQQVLAELDGAEDFAAAAAATAQATRRFVRRQRSWFRRDKRIRWFDGGEADLAARVLAALAQ; encoded by the coding sequence GTGATCAGCCCCGCTCAACCGCCCGTCCCGGTGGCCGTCGTCGGCCCCACCGCCACCGGGAAGACGGCGCTGGCCGTCCGGCTGGCGCGGGCGCTCGGCGGCGAAGTGGTGAACGCGGACGCGCTGCAGCTCTACCGCGGGATGGACATCGGCACGGCCAAGGCGACCCCGGAGGAACGCCAGGGGGTGCCCCACCACCTGCTCGACGTCCTCGACGTGACCGAAACCGCGTCGGTCGCCGCCTACCAGCGCGACGCCCGGGCCACCATCGAGCGGATCCGTGCCCAGGGCCGGGTACCGGTGCTGGCCGGCGGCTCCGGCCTGTACGTGCAGGCGGTGCTCGACGACCTGCGCTTCCCCGGCACCGATCCGGCGATCCGCGCCCGGCTCGACGCCGAGGCGGCCGACCTCGGCACCGCCGCGTTGCATGCGCGGCTGGCGGAGCGGGACCCGGCGGCCGCGGCCGCGATCCTGCCCACGAACACCCGCCGCATCGTGCGGGCGCTGGAGGTCATCGAGCTGACCGGCGAACCGTTCTCGGCGAATCTGCCGAAGCCGGGACCGGCCCGGTACGGCACCGTGCTGATCGGTGTGGATCGCGAGCCCGCCGCTCTCGACGAGCGAGTCGACCTGCGGGTCGAGCGAATGTTCGAGGCCGGTCTTGTCGCCGAAGTACGCGAGCTGGCCGGCCGTGGGCTGCGCGAGGGCAAGACCGCTTCGCGGGCGCTCGGCTACCAGCAGGTGCTCGCGGAGCTGGACGGTGCGGAGGACTTCGCGGCGGCCGCGGCGGCGACCGCGCAGGCCACCCGCCGGTTCGTGCGCAGGCAGCGTTCGTGGTTCCGCCGGGACAAGCGGATCCGCTGGTTCGACGGTGGCGAAGCAGACCTGGCCGCGCGGGTTCTCGCCGCGCTGGCCCAGTAA
- a CDS encoding DUF349 domain-containing protein — MAQENTSPGTPAPHPVPHAHSAGHAAPSVPPAEPTPATWGRVDEEGTVYVFTAEGERTVGVWQAGTPEEGLLHYARRFDDVRTEVELLETRLNSGAGDPKHALTSATQIRDGLGEAAVVGDLTALAARIEYVIGVAEKALAAVKQEREQARTAAIARKQALADEAEKIAAESTQWKVAGDRLRSILDEWKTVKGVDRKTDDELWKRFSKARESFNRRRGSHFAELDKQRASAKHRKEELIAEAEALSDSDDWGATAGRYKDLMAEWKAAGRAPKDSDEALWQRFRAAQDAFFARRSAVFSERDAEFAGNATRKEELLVEAEKIDAGANLEAAKSALRRIQEQWDEIGKVPRERIRELDGRLKAVQDKVKSAEDSRWRRTDPEAQARAAQFRERVEQFEAQAEKARAAGDERRAKKADEQAAQWREWLKAAEAAVADR; from the coding sequence ATGGCCCAGGAGAACACGTCCCCCGGCACCCCGGCGCCACACCCGGTGCCGCACGCGCACAGCGCTGGCCATGCCGCACCGTCCGTGCCGCCCGCCGAACCCACCCCGGCCACGTGGGGACGGGTCGACGAGGAGGGCACCGTCTACGTCTTCACCGCCGAAGGCGAGCGGACCGTCGGGGTCTGGCAGGCCGGTACGCCCGAGGAGGGGCTGCTGCACTACGCCCGCCGCTTCGACGACGTGCGGACCGAGGTGGAGCTGCTCGAAACCCGGCTGAACTCCGGGGCCGGCGACCCGAAGCACGCGCTGACCAGCGCGACCCAGATCCGGGACGGGCTGGGTGAGGCCGCCGTGGTCGGCGATCTCACCGCGCTGGCCGCCCGGATCGAGTACGTGATCGGGGTCGCGGAGAAAGCGCTGGCCGCCGTCAAGCAGGAGCGCGAGCAGGCGCGGACCGCGGCCATCGCCCGTAAGCAGGCGCTGGCCGACGAGGCGGAGAAGATCGCCGCCGAATCCACGCAGTGGAAGGTCGCGGGCGACCGGCTGCGCTCGATCCTGGACGAGTGGAAGACGGTCAAGGGCGTCGACCGCAAGACCGACGACGAGCTGTGGAAGCGGTTCTCGAAGGCGCGCGAATCGTTCAACCGGCGTCGTGGCTCGCATTTCGCCGAGCTGGACAAGCAGCGGGCGAGCGCGAAGCACCGCAAGGAAGAGCTGATCGCCGAGGCCGAGGCGCTGTCCGATTCGGACGACTGGGGCGCCACCGCGGGCCGGTACAAGGACCTGATGGCCGAGTGGAAGGCCGCCGGCCGGGCTCCGAAGGACAGCGACGAAGCGCTGTGGCAGCGCTTCCGCGCGGCGCAGGACGCGTTCTTCGCACGCCGTTCCGCGGTGTTCTCGGAACGGGACGCGGAGTTCGCCGGCAACGCCACGCGCAAGGAAGAACTCCTGGTCGAGGCCGAGAAGATCGACGCCGGGGCGAACCTCGAAGCGGCGAAGTCCGCACTGCGCCGGATCCAGGAGCAGTGGGACGAGATCGGCAAGGTGCCCCGCGAGCGGATCCGCGAGCTGGACGGCCGGCTGAAGGCCGTGCAGGACAAGGTGAAGTCGGCCGAGGACAGCCGCTGGCGCCGCACCGACCCGGAGGCACAGGCGCGCGCCGCGCAGTTCCGTGAACGCGTGGAGCAGTTCGAAGCCCAGGCCGAGAAGGCCCGCGCGGCCGGCGACGAACGCCGTGCGAAGAAGGCCGACGAGCAGGCCGCGCAGTGGCGCGAGTGGTTGAAGGCCGCCGAAGCCGCCGTCGCGGACCGCTGA